A DNA window from Bacteroides cellulosilyticus contains the following coding sequences:
- a CDS encoding RagB/SusD family nutrient uptake outer membrane protein, with translation MKKYRIILGAFVASMCLNSCYDLDRYPADQISDGIFWQTETHAKQGMMGVYAALREDNAFGMRFAYDCMSDIGVGYDSQGFGPVILGTYSDRHALVEDKWKSLYDGVMRANLVLQKVPGIESMSEELKTQYLAEARFLRALYYFELYNFYGALPLYDESVNLSTDYNDLKKPRSSEEQVVQFILADLDAAVNSNLPVKRIQDDYGRVTLGAAYALRGKVYLYTKEYAKAAKDFEEIILDPSGRGYNYSLYADYAKLFTPEGDQSDEMIFAIQNSGGVGKDYGMPMTFYMGSRATYGSCWNVVLPSATLVGMYEYKDGKPFDWEEVIPGFSSTDVKDKTFVSVLAEGGKTVASYPEYKDRLLEMYPKRDPRMSETIIMPYTTYPGWVNNQPKTCEFIIARNIAPNETNGFIRLSPARTESYIFRKFVPEGNMNGAINNREHTPINFPILRLADVFLMYAECKNELNDQATAVEYINKVRQRPSTNMPAINSGPAWLKASSKEEVLTRIKHERAVELIAEGHRWFDLRRWGVALEVLPGDVYGITGRRLVTRVFTEKDLLWPVPGVEIERNPDLKPNNPGWN, from the coding sequence ATGAAAAAGTATAGAATAATATTAGGTGCGTTTGTTGCATCAATGTGCTTGAATAGTTGTTATGATCTGGACAGGTATCCGGCTGACCAAATAAGCGATGGGATCTTCTGGCAAACAGAAACTCATGCTAAACAAGGAATGATGGGAGTATATGCAGCTCTCAGAGAAGATAATGCTTTTGGAATGAGATTTGCTTATGATTGTATGTCGGATATAGGTGTGGGGTACGATTCTCAGGGTTTCGGACCGGTTATCTTAGGTACTTATAGTGACCGGCATGCCTTAGTGGAGGATAAATGGAAGTCCCTTTACGACGGGGTGATGAGAGCCAATCTGGTGCTACAAAAGGTGCCTGGGATAGAAAGTATGAGTGAAGAACTTAAAACCCAATATTTGGCAGAAGCCAGATTTCTGCGTGCCTTGTATTATTTCGAACTCTATAATTTCTATGGAGCATTGCCTCTGTATGACGAAAGTGTAAACTTGAGTACAGACTATAATGACTTAAAGAAGCCTAGAAGCTCTGAAGAGCAAGTCGTACAGTTCATCCTTGCTGACTTGGATGCCGCCGTCAATAGTAATCTTCCTGTAAAGAGGATACAAGATGATTATGGGCGCGTGACACTGGGAGCCGCTTATGCGTTGCGTGGAAAAGTATATCTGTATACGAAAGAGTATGCAAAAGCCGCCAAGGACTTCGAGGAAATTATATTGGATCCATCGGGCAGAGGATATAATTACTCTTTGTATGCTGATTATGCTAAGTTATTCACTCCGGAAGGCGATCAAAGCGATGAAATGATTTTCGCTATTCAGAACTCAGGAGGTGTAGGCAAAGATTATGGTATGCCAATGACCTTCTATATGGGCAGCCGTGCTACGTATGGCAGTTGCTGGAACGTGGTGCTACCGTCCGCTACGCTGGTGGGTATGTACGAGTATAAGGATGGCAAACCTTTTGACTGGGAAGAAGTAATTCCGGGATTCAGTAGTACGGACGTGAAGGACAAGACTTTTGTATCGGTACTTGCAGAAGGAGGTAAAACGGTTGCGTCTTATCCCGAATACAAGGACAGGTTGCTTGAAATGTATCCGAAACGTGACCCGAGAATGAGCGAAACCATCATTATGCCTTATACCACTTATCCGGGATGGGTAAACAATCAGCCTAAGACTTGTGAGTTTATAATTGCCCGGAATATAGCTCCGAATGAAACAAATGGCTTCATTCGGTTGAGCCCTGCCAGAACAGAGTCGTATATTTTCCGGAAATTCGTGCCCGAAGGCAATATGAATGGAGCGATAAATAATAGAGAACATACTCCTATTAACTTTCCGATACTCCGTCTGGCAGATGTGTTCCTAATGTATGCAGAGTGCAAGAATGAGTTGAATGACCAAGCTACGGCAGTAGAATATATTAATAAAGTGCGCCAACGCCCTTCTACCAATATGCCTGCTATCAACAGTGGTCCTGCATGGCTGAAAGCTTCTTCTAAAGAAGAGGTATTGACACGCATCAAACACGAAAGAGCCGTTGAACTTATTGCGGAAGGACATCGTTGGTTCGATCTTCGTCGCTGGGGTGTTGCCTTGGAAGTATTGCCGGGAGACGTATACGGAATAACCGGACGGAGACTGGTAACTCGCGTATTCACAGAGAAAGATTTGTTGTGGCCCGTACCGGGAGTGGAAATTGAAAGGAATCCGGATTTGAAACCTAATAATCCGGGGTGGAATTAA
- a CDS encoding SusC/RagA family TonB-linked outer membrane protein, producing the protein MKRKLKHCSSLPKRMVLGASLALIATGSLWATGNSSISPHTDMVESITQQKAIKGKVLDAQGEPIIGANVIIKGTGSGVITDIDGIFTLDNVPVGSVVQISYIGYLTKEVKVASNTMELKIALTEDTQSLDEVVVVGYGSEKKVNLTGSVANINMAEMSESRPITDVSQGLAGMAAGVQVTSSSNKPGDNTASIMIRGQGTLNNSAPLVIIDGVEGSLNSVQPQDIENLSVLKDAASAAIYGSRAANGVILITTRSGKQGKTKVDYNGYLSWESVGKTFDLVSNYADYMELINEGFSNSNLPTKYSDDAIKLWRANEGKDALKYPNTSLMDELFKTSLSNNHSVSISGGSDKVKFYTSFGFLHSPGVMDNSGYKKTQARVNLDIDVTSWLKIGTNINGYVSFTEQGTNKMEDVFTYAAATSPGMVFRAPDGRLGSVNNDQDDAQNAANNPIYRLYNTAGDIQERYVKSRFYGTLTPFKGFTLTGSFNYMHRNKTDDSKPVFLEQWNFLNDVVASTGIGKTHIMNSDYKWNDYLMDVTAAYQNKVSKLDYSVMVGASQELFRYKWFKTTKQDLLDPGLGVIDGATGAASSSGNTVEWVMRSYFSRLKLNWDNKYLFEVNLRADGSSRFMEGNRWGYFPSASAAWRISEEPFVKDFLGKLTLSNLKLRASYGVLGNNALRSKNADIEGNYDAQSLYSASNYILNNNIATGVAMQAIPNGNLTWEKTKIFNVGVDFGLANNRFNGTVEYFHKKTEDILIDLPAPLVNGNASIPRQNAGIVVNKGVEISLGWQDKIKDFSYFVNGNVTFINNEVTKFKGNESAITNADMIKEGYSINVQYGYVVDRIVQTQQDLDFVQQLVDNTPIDPSTGKPKKTFPSNRPELGDLLYKDLNGDGVINDDDRTIIGNGATPKCTFGLNLGGAYKGFDFSVLLQGVTGVETYWLDNYFRPVVRHSYQLNKKIADGRWYEGIQGSARYPRLLEFSDNRNTLISDFWIQNRSFLKIKNIQLGYTFTRTVFPSLPIERVRIYGSLENFFTFTKYDGLDPEVSGVDYPSMRQAVIGVNLSF; encoded by the coding sequence ATGAAAAGAAAACTCAAGCATTGCAGCTCTCTCCCCAAAAGAATGGTATTGGGAGCATCGTTAGCTTTAATTGCTACCGGATCACTATGGGCGACAGGAAACAGTTCAATATCACCCCATACTGATATGGTAGAGAGTATCACACAACAAAAAGCGATAAAAGGTAAAGTTTTGGATGCACAAGGTGAGCCTATTATTGGTGCTAACGTAATTATAAAAGGTACGGGCAGTGGAGTCATAACAGATATTGATGGAATTTTTACGCTTGACAATGTACCGGTCGGCAGTGTTGTTCAGATTTCTTATATTGGATATCTGACTAAAGAAGTTAAAGTTGCCAGCAATACTATGGAACTGAAAATAGCCTTGACGGAAGATACGCAATCACTGGATGAAGTCGTGGTTGTAGGATATGGTTCTGAAAAGAAAGTAAACCTGACAGGTTCTGTCGCCAATATCAATATGGCGGAAATGAGTGAAAGCCGTCCGATTACAGATGTATCACAGGGATTGGCGGGTATGGCTGCCGGTGTGCAGGTTACTTCCAGTTCAAACAAACCGGGTGATAACACGGCGTCTATAATGATTCGTGGTCAAGGAACCCTGAATAATTCGGCACCACTTGTCATTATTGATGGAGTAGAAGGTTCATTAAACAGCGTGCAACCTCAGGATATTGAGAATCTATCGGTTTTGAAAGATGCTGCATCAGCAGCTATTTATGGTTCGAGAGCTGCTAATGGTGTTATTTTGATTACTACACGCAGTGGCAAGCAGGGTAAGACAAAAGTTGATTACAATGGCTATCTCTCTTGGGAATCTGTAGGAAAAACCTTTGATTTAGTGTCTAACTATGCTGATTACATGGAATTGATTAATGAAGGTTTTTCCAATTCAAACTTGCCAACCAAATACTCGGATGATGCCATCAAATTGTGGCGTGCCAATGAAGGAAAAGATGCGTTGAAATATCCAAATACAAGTCTGATGGATGAGTTGTTTAAAACATCTTTGAGTAACAACCATAGTGTTTCAATTAGCGGTGGTTCAGATAAAGTCAAGTTTTATACTTCTTTTGGCTTCCTGCACTCACCGGGGGTGATGGATAATTCTGGTTATAAAAAAACGCAAGCACGCGTTAATCTGGACATTGACGTAACTTCTTGGTTGAAGATCGGAACTAATATTAATGGATATGTATCTTTTACGGAGCAGGGTACGAATAAGATGGAAGATGTCTTCACTTACGCTGCCGCTACTTCTCCGGGTATGGTGTTTCGCGCTCCTGATGGTCGGTTGGGTTCTGTAAACAATGACCAGGATGATGCACAAAATGCGGCGAATAATCCTATTTATCGTTTATATAACACTGCGGGAGATATCCAGGAGCGGTATGTGAAAAGCCGTTTTTACGGAACATTGACTCCTTTCAAAGGATTTACGCTGACCGGATCATTCAATTATATGCATCGTAATAAGACGGATGATTCTAAACCGGTATTTCTGGAGCAATGGAATTTTCTGAACGATGTGGTTGCTTCTACTGGCATTGGCAAAACTCATATCATGAACAGTGATTATAAATGGAATGACTATCTGATGGATGTGACTGCTGCTTATCAGAATAAGGTTTCCAAACTGGATTATAGCGTTATGGTGGGAGCCAGTCAGGAACTGTTCCGGTATAAGTGGTTCAAGACAACCAAGCAGGACTTGCTGGATCCCGGATTAGGAGTGATTGACGGCGCCACCGGAGCCGCTTCGTCTTCAGGTAATACGGTGGAATGGGTGATGCGTTCCTACTTCAGTCGACTGAAATTGAACTGGGATAACAAATATCTGTTTGAAGTGAATCTCCGTGCCGATGGTTCTTCCCGTTTTATGGAGGGTAACCGTTGGGGATATTTCCCTTCAGCTTCCGCTGCCTGGAGAATCAGTGAAGAACCTTTCGTGAAAGATTTTTTAGGAAAACTGACATTGAGTAATCTGAAACTACGCGCTTCGTATGGTGTGTTGGGTAACAATGCGTTGAGAAGTAAGAATGCAGATATTGAAGGTAATTATGATGCTCAATCTTTATATTCGGCATCCAACTATATCCTGAATAATAATATAGCTACCGGAGTGGCTATGCAGGCTATTCCTAATGGAAACCTGACTTGGGAAAAGACGAAAATCTTTAATGTAGGGGTGGATTTTGGTTTGGCAAATAACCGTTTTAACGGTACGGTCGAATATTTCCACAAAAAGACGGAAGATATCCTGATTGACCTTCCGGCTCCGCTTGTGAACGGGAATGCGTCTATTCCAAGGCAGAATGCAGGCATAGTGGTGAACAAAGGTGTGGAAATTAGTTTGGGCTGGCAAGATAAGATAAAGGATTTCTCTTATTTCGTGAATGGTAATGTCACCTTTATAAACAATGAGGTAACCAAGTTTAAGGGTAATGAGAGCGCTATCACTAATGCTGATATGATTAAAGAAGGTTATTCGATAAATGTTCAGTATGGCTATGTTGTTGATCGTATTGTACAGACACAGCAGGATTTAGACTTCGTGCAGCAGTTGGTGGATAATACTCCGATTGACCCAAGTACAGGCAAGCCTAAAAAAACATTTCCCTCTAATCGTCCGGAACTGGGAGACTTGCTATATAAAGATTTGAATGGTGATGGTGTGATTAATGATGATGACCGTACGATTATCGGTAATGGAGCTACTCCGAAATGTACTTTCGGCTTGAACCTGGGAGGGGCTTATAAAGGTTTCGATTTCTCTGTTCTCTTACAGGGAGTCACCGGGGTGGAAACTTATTGGCTGGATAATTATTTTCGTCCGGTTGTTCGCCACAGTTATCAGCTCAACAAGAAGATAGCAGATGGTCGTTGGTATGAAGGTATTCAGGGATCAGCTCGCTATCCCCGCTTACTGGAATTCAGTGATAACAGGAATACATTGATTAGTGACTTCTGGATTCAGAATAGATCATTCCTTAAAATTAAGAATATCCAGTTAGGATACACCTTTACGAGAACGGTGTTCCCATCTCTGCCTATAGAGCGTGTGAGAATCTACGGTAGTTTAGAGAACTTCTTTACGTTTACCAAATACGATGGTCTGGACCCGGAAGTGTCTGGCGTCGACTACCCTTCTATGAGACAGGCTGTTATTGGAGTTAATCTTTCATTTTAA
- a CDS encoding DUF2264 domain-containing protein, producing MKTRIILLAVFSFCLLGDTFAKRKVEEPPSDRQQWADLCYKIAQPILENMSKGELQKNMQLELSPTWDGRDKRVAYMEAFGRLMAGISPWLSLPADNTAEGQQRRQLQEWALQAYKNAVDPQSPDYLLWEGPTQILVDAAYIAESFLRAPDATWKLLDETTRQRYIQCFKGLRVIRPAYNNWLLFRAMTEVFLLSIGEEADRFALTVAVNKLNEWYLSDGWYSDGPEFALDYYNSYVIHPMYVEILEVCKAKKFQTPVSTVLAICRMQRFNVFIERLISPEGTYPAFGRSVIYRMGAFQTLALASWKYGLPEELSNGQVRSALSTVMRNMFSIEGNFDDKNFLRLGFAGHQPELANYYTNNGSLYMTALVFMPLALPVTHPFWSDQAAEWTSQKAWSGKPFPIDGHHSLRNEK from the coding sequence ATGAAAACAAGAATTATCCTCTTAGCCGTCTTTTCTTTCTGCCTTCTGGGAGACACATTTGCAAAAAGAAAAGTGGAAGAACCTCCAAGCGACAGACAACAATGGGCTGACCTCTGTTATAAGATAGCACAACCCATTTTGGAAAACATGAGTAAAGGTGAACTGCAAAAGAATATGCAGTTGGAACTTAGCCCCACATGGGATGGACGTGATAAACGCGTAGCCTACATGGAGGCCTTTGGACGGCTAATGGCAGGCATCTCTCCCTGGTTATCGCTACCTGCAGATAATACAGCCGAAGGGCAGCAACGCCGCCAATTGCAGGAGTGGGCACTACAAGCATACAAGAATGCTGTAGATCCCCAAAGCCCGGATTACTTGTTATGGGAAGGACCAACCCAAATTCTGGTAGACGCAGCCTACATTGCCGAAAGTTTTCTTCGTGCGCCAGATGCCACCTGGAAGTTGTTGGATGAAACCACCCGGCAACGTTACATCCAATGTTTCAAAGGATTGCGTGTCATCCGCCCAGCTTACAATAACTGGCTGTTGTTCCGTGCCATGACCGAAGTTTTTTTACTCTCGATTGGCGAGGAAGCCGACCGATTTGCACTTACTGTGGCAGTGAACAAACTCAACGAGTGGTATTTAAGTGACGGTTGGTATTCAGACGGGCCGGAATTTGCTTTAGATTATTACAATTCTTATGTCATTCATCCCATGTATGTGGAAATATTAGAAGTTTGCAAAGCAAAAAAGTTTCAGACTCCCGTCAGCACTGTACTGGCTATTTGCCGTATGCAACGGTTCAATGTTTTCATCGAACGCCTGATTTCACCGGAAGGAACTTATCCTGCCTTCGGACGTTCAGTGATATATCGCATGGGAGCTTTCCAGACGTTGGCATTAGCTAGCTGGAAATATGGATTACCAGAAGAGCTAAGTAACGGGCAGGTGCGTAGTGCACTGAGTACAGTCATGCGGAATATGTTTAGTATAGAAGGGAATTTCGATGATAAAAATTTCCTTAGGCTAGGTTTTGCCGGACACCAGCCAGAACTGGCTAACTACTACACCAATAATGGTAGTCTCTATATGACTGCATTGGTATTTATGCCATTAGCTCTGCCTGTTACCCATCCCTTCTGGAGCGATCAAGCAGCAGAGTGGACTTCCCAGAAAGCATGGAGTGGTAAACCATTCCCAATCGACGGACATCACTCACTACGTAACGAGAAATAA
- a CDS encoding alkaline phosphatase yields MRKLSSLLLLLVLSICWSYAQQAKYVFYFIGDGMGVNQVQGTEIYRAELEGKMGIAPLLFTQFPYSTVAITNSATNRVTDSAAAGTALATGRKTQNSAIGVLKDQEPPISSVAVWAKNKGCRVGIATSVTVNHATPGAFYAHAAKRTLYHEIGKDLYKTGFDFYAGSDFRDATDKNNPTTDNLYEMAGKNGYTIARGYKDYLKQSKKADKMLLLQTEEASKSEFVAIPYAIDRKKGDMTLQDITRSAINFLSKDLSKGFFLMVEGGRIDWACHSNDAATTFHEIIDFDNTIKIAYEFYSQHPDETLIVVTADHETGGFVLGTGTYDLNLQVLKNQKVSENGFTRIVNEMRAKTNNQVSWETIRQALKDNFGFWDKIELTAEQEARLKTVHEKSLMHQEMKLEKSEYAQDEPIASEAKRIINEIALVGWTSGGHSAGYVPVFAIGAGADLFQGRIDNTEIPTKIAQAAGYPIDF; encoded by the coding sequence ATGAGAAAACTTTCATCTTTATTACTTTTGCTAGTCTTATCCATCTGCTGGAGCTATGCGCAACAAGCCAAATATGTATTCTACTTTATTGGCGACGGAATGGGCGTCAACCAAGTGCAAGGTACAGAAATCTATCGGGCAGAACTGGAAGGGAAAATGGGAATTGCCCCTTTACTATTTACTCAGTTCCCCTATTCTACCGTCGCAATTACCAATTCTGCCACAAACAGGGTTACAGACTCGGCTGCCGCAGGTACAGCACTTGCTACCGGCCGTAAGACCCAAAACAGCGCAATTGGCGTATTGAAGGATCAGGAACCCCCAATTAGCAGTGTAGCTGTATGGGCAAAGAATAAAGGCTGCCGGGTGGGCATTGCCACCAGCGTCACCGTCAACCATGCAACTCCCGGAGCCTTTTACGCACATGCCGCTAAGCGTACACTTTATCACGAGATCGGAAAAGACTTATATAAGACCGGCTTCGATTTCTATGCCGGTTCCGACTTCCGGGATGCAACAGACAAGAACAATCCCACGACTGACAACTTATATGAGATGGCCGGCAAAAACGGATATACCATCGCACGCGGTTATAAAGATTATCTGAAACAGAGCAAAAAAGCTGATAAGATGCTCCTACTGCAAACTGAAGAAGCCTCTAAAAGTGAATTTGTAGCCATTCCTTATGCAATCGACCGTAAAAAGGGAGATATGACTCTTCAGGACATCACCCGTTCCGCCATCAATTTCTTGTCAAAAGATTTATCCAAAGGCTTTTTCCTGATGGTAGAAGGGGGAAGAATTGACTGGGCCTGCCACAGCAATGATGCTGCAACCACATTTCATGAAATAATAGACTTCGATAATACCATCAAGATAGCTTATGAGTTTTATTCGCAACATCCGGATGAAACACTGATAGTTGTCACTGCCGATCACGAAACCGGAGGCTTTGTACTGGGCACAGGCACTTATGACCTGAATCTACAGGTATTGAAAAACCAAAAAGTCAGCGAAAACGGCTTCACCCGTATCGTCAACGAAATGCGCGCCAAGACCAACAATCAAGTGAGCTGGGAAACCATACGACAGGCCTTGAAAGACAATTTCGGTTTCTGGGATAAGATAGAACTAACTGCCGAGCAGGAAGCCCGATTGAAAACGGTTCATGAAAAAAGCCTGATGCATCAGGAGATGAAGCTGGAAAAGAGCGAATATGCACAAGACGAACCGATAGCATCGGAAGCTAAACGTATCATCAATGAAATAGCTCTTGTAGGCTGGACCAGCGGAGGACATTCAGCCGGTTATGTTCCAGTATTTGCCATTGGAGCCGGAGCAGATCTGTTTCAAGGGCGTATAGACAACACAGAGATACCTACAAAAATCGCTCAAGCTGCCGGATATCCTATAGATTTCTAA